The genomic window TACACCATTTGATGCAGCTGATCCCACAGCCTTTTGGGGAGCGGCTTCAGTGTTTTCTGATTTTGTGCTGGGTGGGGGAACAGGAACAAGCTGAATTACTGATTTCCGCCATTTCTTTCTCTGGTTTGCCTTTGGTGCATTGGATTTGGCCTGAAGGTTATATGAATTAAAACTCattagagaaaagagaaaaaagacaagGACCTGAGTTAATCAAGATTGAGACTTGATCATGAACTTGacctaaaaagaaaaggcaatttGCATCAATGTATTTGCAGAACTAAGAATCACTACTTGATTACTCCAAAACGAACATACCACTGTATTGCCTATGTCTGATAGAGGCTTCCTTCTAACCACACTATCGTCATTTGTTTCCACAGGCTTCTCAACTAGGGCACTTTGTAGCAGCATTGCACCCTGAGAAACAAGGACCTGATTCTTCTCTGTTTCATTAGATCCAAGTGTCGAATCATTTATCTCGATAGCTCCTCTATTAGAACATTTATTTGGCATACAGCCACATGATATCCCACAAAAACCCCCAGATGCTCGGCATTGGCACTTGGATGTCTTGCATAAAGAGTATTTACTACAAGCACAACATGCTTGAACAGTAGTGGCTGCCTCACCAGAACAATCTGATTTGCAGTTTTCTTGATCATGGATATCTCCTGTACTTGAACGGCCTTTGGTTttggaatttcttttctttcctcgcCGTTTCCCTGACATTACCCATTCATCATCTGTCGCCTCTTTCTCTGATTGTACCCATTCATCATCTGTCATATTATTATCTGAATGTTCTGATTCAGATGTATCCATATCATCCAATATGATGGGGGTGCTCTGTTGCGCctgaataaacaaaaacaaacaaataaaaaggtttaTGAGGTTAGGGAATAGCTAACAATTCATTTATAAGACAATCCAGTAATACAAGCTTATATCTGTAAATATACCTGTCTATGCATGTCACGCTTATATTCTTCAGAACCGGCCTCACTTTTGATGGAGTATTTTTTCAAGGCTGAACTCTgttaattaaaatcattcaatattcaacaaattgaGAATGTCAGTTCAACAAATAGAACTAGGAAGTTGGAAGACAATTTTGGAGTTAGAAACATTTAGCAAATTTCTAAAATCCAAAGTGCTAGATTCAAACAAGATACAATGGATAACGTAAACCACAACAATATTTGTTGACCTCTAATTGTCTTCAAACAAGATACAATGGATAACGTAAACTACAACAATATTTGATGACCTGCAATTGTCTTCAACTTACACTACATATGAATGCATACTAAAGACAGTAAGCAAAGCTGATATTGAGAAATTTAATCCACTTCTCTATTTGAATCTGTCTTTGTGCAACTGTCTTTGTGCAACTCTAAACCaggttaaaagaaaaggtaataaCTAACCTCTGACTTCACTTGATGAATAAGTTCTGTCTTCTGGATTTCAAGATGCCTCGCTAGACTACTAAGTTTCACCACTTTTTCCTTCAGATCTCTTATTTCCGTATCCTTTTCTCTACAGGCAACTTCTTTATCTCGCAACAAGCACCTAGAAAAGTAGGAAAATTTCAGATAAATCTATTGCAGACAACATGTAACACCAAGGTGAAAAGAAACTAGCCAGTCCAAATAATGGACTTctctggtaaaaaaaatttacctagTGGAGGATGCTATATTGAACAGATAATTCATCACATTTTTTGCATCAGCAAGTGACCGAACATGATTCCAACGTCCCCTTCCACTAAAGCCCCGTTCACGCTCTTCTGCTTCAGACAATTGTGATGCCATGGAAACCAAGGTGCTAGAAGAAGCAGCAAGCATGTTTTCAAGAGCAAAAATCCTCGAATTTCTAGCTCCAGGAGACATTGTTGGGGGGCAAATACTGCATTATTAAAGCAAAGAATCTAATTGTTAGCTGCCTGAAAATGATTATATTAACACAAGGTCATAAGGAGCCATTAAGGAAagtcaagaaggaaaaaaaggaatcaCCTTGAATTAGTTTGTTTTAGTATCTCTCCTTCTTCCTTTAACTTTGCCATTTCATTGGCCATTCTAGCTCTCCTGAAATAACAAGAAGATTACTTGAATTAGCTATTGTCGAAACGGCATTAAAAGACAGCCTCAAAGATGCCTTTCATTTGGATAATgcatagaaaaataatcaaggtAACAAATCAAGTACATCCTCTCACTACATGCTGATGAAGATACAGATATTTTtcacagaaaataaataaacggAACAGCATTTGaagatttttacaaaatatgcATGAAGTCAAGATGCAAAATCACTACTCACACTTGCATTTGATGCTCGTACTCAGAACGTACTTCATGTACCCGTAATGTGACTTCAAGTTCATGCTCAATTGCCTGCATTAGGGCCTTCGCATTGCATATAGATTATGTTAGAACCAAATCTTagaaaaacaactaaacaaCTAACCAAAGCGTATTTATTTATGTACATTCAAAATGCATAATTCTTTGTCTCAAGACTAACAGTAGTACCTGAACTCCAGGGCCATTGCCATTTCCAACACCTGTACAGGATAgaaaattttcaacaaaatattatatatagaaaacaaaaaagaaggcaGGAAGTAGTAAATCTACCAACCGAAAGTTTCACGTGACATCTTTCTTGATTCTAAAAGCTCTTTTAGCCTTTTTGTAGCCATGGCAGCTTCTTCTGTCTTTCTTTGTAGGACCTGTTTTGAAATACCAAAACTGAGTATAACACTTGTGTAAATTAGATATAGCTTTCTGAGTGCACAGCAATTACCATTTTCTGCCTCTGATTCAAAGCTAACAACTTGTGCATCTCGTACTCATTTCTCCTACCCTCTTTCTTAAGCtggaaatgaataaaaaatgcatTCCAAAGAGAATCAGTTTTCACAACATCAATAATCTACGTAGGCATGCAAGCAATCATCAAAGATCTATATAAATACAATTTCCTTTAACAATAACATTTcctaggaaaagaaaataaaaggatgtCTAATCGTTATAAAGGAAAATCTTTTTGTATAGTTGCCTTTTTACACCTTCGATAAATACAATCCccttttataagaaaatgattttatctaaaGCTTTTTTAAGATCATACATTAAACATTTATAGGACAGACAATATCTTTCTTTATTGTACCTGAAGAACTTCCTTTTCCCTTGATGCCTTCCATAACCTGAATTGCTCAGACTCTTGTTTGATCTTATGTTGAAGTTGAACCTGGAAACAAATAGGTGGCATGGATATTGTAACTCAAAGAGCTGACTtaacataaactaaaaacaaaccTTCTGTCTATCACAGTCGCACCTTTTGAGTCTTAATTCTCTGAATCTCCTCATTTAGTCGTCTTGCAGCCTCATcactcttttgtttttgtctcaATAATTGAGCTTGAGCATCTTGTTTCTTCTTCAACTCCGCAACCTGCAAAGCAGAATATGAAACCAAGAATAATTGCAATTGACAGGTATAGGTCTGTGCAAACTCACCTGTGCCTCAAGGACTGTCAACTTTTGAAGATAgtcttcctttaattttttagcacCGTCATCAGAAGTAGATGATATATTGGCAAGATTGTATCTCAATTCCTCAATCTCTTTCTGTGCATTGACAACAAAGATGGAGATAGGTATACAAGCATGACCCTGAAACACTTAAAACATAGCATGTGAACATATAAGCACTGACCTGCAAAAGCCTCTTTTCTTGTTCTAAGTCCTGAACTTTTTTATCATAATGCTGCTTAAGAACTGAAGTATCCACACTTGTAAAACGCTTCATTTCAGCcttcaaaaatttaaagaagaaaaaatgaaggacAATGGTCAAAATGCCaacaaattttataataaaaataagaaactgCTGCTCCTAGACAGTCAAAACATCACATGCACTACTGTTCCTACATTTAATTTAAGCCAGAACTAGCATGGGTTTAACGTTTCTATGAGGTTGATCATTAACGATACTTTTGTGGTCCAAAATCTTCTTCCATCTCATGAATTGACAGCTCCTTTATTGAGCAGAAAACAGCAGtagccaaaaaaatatttagctgTACATCTAATGACAACACAAGAATGAAAAGGAAcggttataataaaaattaggaGTTGAGCTGGCTGGTTTTACCTCCTTTTGTTCTAGTTTTCTGTCCAATTCTTTCAGCTCCCTGTCCAATTTTTCTTGCAGAGAAGAATGCTCTTGCTCTTTTTCCTCGTCTTCAATTTCATCTGCatttg from Populus trichocarpa isolate Nisqually-1 chromosome 5, P.trichocarpa_v4.1, whole genome shotgun sequence includes these protein-coding regions:
- the LOC18099721 gene encoding kinesin-like protein KIN-4C: MESSECVRVAVNIRPLITPELLIGCTDIITVVPGEPQVQIGSHSFTYDYVYGSTASPSSEIFNDCVAPLVEALLNGYNATVLAYGQTGSGKTYTMGTNYSGEGSNSGIIPKVMDSIFKRVEAANESSEFLIRVSFIEIFKEEVFDLLDPNSAAFSKGEWVNAAKPAVPSRVPIQIRETANGGITLAGVTEAEVRNKEEMASYLSRGSLSRATGSTNMNSQSSRSHAIFTITMEQKKISSCPIGVNNDDIGDDILCAKLHLVDLAGSERAKRTGADGMRFKEGIHINKGLLALGNVISALGDEKKKKEGGHVPYRDSKLTRLLQDSLGGNSKTVMIACVSPADTNAEETLNTLKYANRARNIQNKAVVNRDPMAAQMQQMRGQIEQLQAELLFYRGDATIPFDKLQILKHKVSLLEVSNAELQRELQERRLTCEHLNQRAVDAQVEKDKLIMQIESARNGKSWDEIDSSINQDYELVKMYVSKIQELEGELLHLKNLSSSKRNQFVDYLDSDDERFRSKDALLQSLNELSSNSDTKAADISDEIEDEEKEQEHSSLQEKLDRELKELDRKLEQKEAEMKRFTSVDTSVLKQHYDKKVQDLEQEKRLLQKEIEELRYNLANISSTSDDGAKKLKEDYLQKLTVLEAQVAELKKKQDAQAQLLRQKQKSDEAARRLNEEIQRIKTQKVQLQHKIKQESEQFRLWKASREKEVLQLKKEGRRNEYEMHKLLALNQRQKMVLQRKTEEAAMATKRLKELLESRKMSRETFGVGNGNGPGVQALMQAIEHELEVTLRVHEVRSEYEHQMQVRARMANEMAKLKEEGEILKQTNSSICPPTMSPGARNSRIFALENMLAASSSTLVSMASQLSEAEERERGFSGRGRWNHVRSLADAKNVMNYLFNIASSTRCLLRDKEVACREKDTEIRDLKEKVVKLSSLARHLEIQKTELIHQVKSESSALKKYSIKSEAGSEEYKRDMHRQAQQSTPIILDDMDTSESEHSDNNMTDDEWVQSEKEATDDEWVMSGKRRGKKRNSKTKGRSSTGDIHDQENCKSDCSGEAATTVQACCACSKYSLCKTSKCQCRASGGFCGISCGCMPNKCSNRGAIEINDSTLGSNETEKNQVLVSQGAMLLQSALVEKPVETNDDSVVRRKPLSDIGNTVAKSNAPKANQRKKWRKSVIQLVPVPPPSTKSENTEAAPQKAVGSAASNGVSEADSSVIEAEIPLKLPRAMQSAAPNGGILLRERNADQAEESANKEAVVLPTRSSPARPKRKSDEKENYGR